A window of Malania oleifera isolate guangnan ecotype guangnan chromosome 5, ASM2987363v1, whole genome shotgun sequence contains these coding sequences:
- the LOC131155927 gene encoding probable inorganic phosphate transporter 1-7, producing MPATSAQTYLDTPSWFLPFFTHYMNFGHGMQSGIGTLQEKVSTVETHNSTLAQRVDKIEKHLASSSKGGKSQRKTKRKKKKKKKKTMAKEQLQVLNALDIAKTQWYHFTAIVIAGMGFFTDAYDLFCISLVTKLLGRIYYHVDGAKKPGTLPPNVSTAVNGVALCGTLAGQLFFGWLGDKLGRKKVYGITLMLMVIGSIASGLSMGMDPKAVMATLCFFRFWLGFGIGGDYPLSATIMSEYANKKTRGAFIAAVFAMQGFGILAGGIFGIAISAAFNAGFPAPAYQVDAGASTVSQADYVWRIILMVGAIPAALTY from the exons ATGCCAGCTACTTCAGCACAGACATACCTAGATACTCCCTCCTGGTTTCTACCATTTTTCACTCACTATATGAACTTCGGCCATGGGATGCAATCTGGTATTGGTACACTTCAGGAGAAGGTTTCCACTGTGGAAACTCACAACTCCACTCTTGCTCAGCGGGTTGATAAAATTGAGAAGcatttggctagctcttctaAAG GAGGAAAGTCACAGAGGAAGacgaagaggaagaagaagaaaaagaagaagaagaccatGGCCAAGGAACAATTGCAGGTGCTGAATGCGCTCGACATCGCGAAAACTCAATGGTATCACTTTACGGCAATCGTGATCGCCGGAATGGGCTTCTTCACCGATGCTTACGATCTTTTCTGCATTTCCCTCGTCACAAAACTGCTGGGCCGAATCTACTACCATGTGGACGGGGCGAAGAAGCCCGGGACTCTGCCTCCCAATGTATCCACCGCCGTCAACGGCGTCGCCCTGTGCGGCACTCTGGCGGGGCAGCTCTTCTTCGGCTGGCTCGGTGACAAACTGGGGCGGAAGAAGGTTTACGGGATTACCCTTATGCTCATGGTGATTGGCTCCATAGCCTCTGGTCTTTCAATGGGGATGGACCCAAAAGCAGTGATGGCTACCCTCTGCTTCTTCCGCTTCTGGCTCGGGTTTGGCATTGGAGGCGACTACCCGCTTTCCGCCACAATTATGTCGGAGTACGCCAACAAGAAGACTCGCGGGGCGTTCATCGCAGCGGTCTTTGCGATGCAAGGCTTTGGGATTTTGGCCGGCGGGATTTTCGGCATTGCGATCTCGGCTGCGTTCAACGCCGGGTTCCCTGCCCCGGCGTATCAGGTCGATGCGGGTGCCTCCACCGTCTCCCAGGCGGACTATGTTTGGCGCATCATTTTGATGGTGGGAGCCATCCCGGCTGCGCTCACTTACTAG
- the LOC131156158 gene encoding low affinity inorganic phosphate transporter 1-like, whose translation MPETARYTALVAKNTKQAAADMSKVLQADIEAEPQKVENAAVKQANSFGLFSKKFLRRHGLHLLGTASTWFFLDVAFYSQNLFQKDIFSAVGWIPPAKTMNALEEVYRIARAQTLIALCGAVPGYWFTVALIDKIGRFVIQLMGFFFMTAFKFALAIPYDHWTHKDNRIGFVIMYSLTFFFVNFGPNATTFVVPAEIFPARLRSTCHGISAASGKAGAIVGAFGFLYLAQNQDKTKADAGYPAGIGMKNSLIVLGVINFLGMLFTFLVPEPNGRSLEEISGEP comes from the coding sequence ATGCCCGAAACTGCTCGGTACACGGCACTCGTCGCCAAGAACACGAAACAGGCTGCAGCGGATATGTCGAAGGTTTTGCAAGCGGACATCGAGGCAGAGCCCCAGAAAGTGGAGAACGCGGCAGTGAAGCAAGCCAATTCCTTCGGATTGTTCTCCAAGAAGTTTCTTCGCCGACACGGCCTGCACTTGCTGGGAACTGCAAGCACCTGGTTCTTTCTGGACGTTGCGTTCTACAGTCAAAATCTGTTCCAGAAAGACATTTTCAGCGCAGTCGGATGGATCCCTCCGGCGAAGACCATGAATGCCCTCGAGGAGGTTTATAGAATTGCAAGGGCACAGACCCTTATCGCTCTGTGCGGTGCTGTCCCTGGTTACTGGTTTACGGTTGCTTTGATCGACAAAATCGGAAGGTTTGTCATCCAGCTGATGGGATTCTTCTTCATGACAGCGTTCAAGTTTGCATTAGCAATTCCTTATGATCACTGGACGCACAAGGACAACAGAATTGGGTTTGTGATCATGTATTCGCTGACCTTCTTCTTCGTGAACTTTGGGCCCAATGCCACAACATTTGTGGTGCCGGCGGAGATTTTCCCGGCGAGGCTGCGGTCCACTTGCCACGGGATATCGGCGGCGTCGGGGAAGGCTGGGGCGATAGTGGGTGCATTTGGGTTCTTGTATTTGGCTCAGAATCAGGACAAGACCAAGGCGGATGCAGGGTACCCTGCAGGAATTGGGATGAAGAACTCACTAATTGTGTTGGGAGTGATCAACTTCTTGGGCATGCTATTCACTTTCTTGGTTCCAGAGCCCAATGGAAGATCCTTGGAGGAGATTTCAGGTGAGCCGTGA